The Oscillospiraceae bacterium genome contains a region encoding:
- a CDS encoding esterase, with protein sequence MAFIQCDFRSEALGMATHFCAILPAEDGFSPAGAPVVWLLHGLTDDSTAWQRYTGLEWYARLKQAVVVMPEVQRSFYTDMAAGPAYFTYVSEELPAFCRRMFGLSGAREQNFVMGNSMGGYGALKCALRRPQQYAGAAAFSAVMDANDFLHRRQASGGLHPGEAAAVFGPGEQVPAAEDLFALLGAADPAALPRLFVGCGTADRLWPMNQEMHRRLNRRGVAHEFCTCPGGHTWDVWGKLLQTALDRFLGPDKLSFG encoded by the coding sequence ATGGCTTTTATTCAGTGTGATTTCCGCAGCGAGGCTCTGGGCATGGCGACCCATTTCTGCGCGATCCTTCCCGCCGAGGACGGTTTTTCCCCCGCCGGCGCCCCGGTGGTCTGGCTGCTGCACGGCCTCACCGACGACAGCACCGCCTGGCAGCGCTACACCGGCCTGGAATGGTACGCCCGGCTCAAGCAGGCGGTGGTCGTCATGCCCGAGGTGCAGCGCAGCTTTTATACCGACATGGCCGCCGGCCCGGCCTATTTCACCTATGTGAGCGAGGAGCTGCCCGCCTTCTGCCGGCGCATGTTCGGCCTTTCCGGCGCGCGGGAACAAAATTTTGTCATGGGCAATTCCATGGGCGGCTACGGCGCCCTGAAGTGCGCGCTGCGCCGCCCGCAGCAGTACGCGGGCGCGGCCGCCTTCTCCGCCGTGATGGACGCCAACGACTTTTTGCACCGCCGGCAGGCATCCGGCGGCCTGCACCCCGGCGAGGCCGCCGCCGTATTCGGGCCCGGCGAACAGGTCCCCGCCGCCGAGGATCTGTTCGCCCTGCTGGGGGCCGCCGATCCCGCCGCGCTGCCCCGCCTTTTTGTGGGGTGCGGCACCGCCGACCGGCTGTGGCCCATGAACCAGGAAATGCACCGCAGGCTGAATCGCCGGGGCGTCGCCCACGAATTCTGCACCTGCCCCGGCGGCCACACCTGGGATGTGTGGGGCAAATTGCTGCAAACGGCCCTAGACCGTTTCCTCGGCCCGGACAAGCTCTCCTTCGGCTGA
- a CDS encoding ion transporter, with translation MDTTGLLIALGAALAALAIGLVLGWLAARRLKRAPRWLARLGGADPVTEEDLYELVDDADQQDLIDSSQKEMINNIIELADVTAGDIMTHRMDMVAVEEGSTCREVIAAALASGNSRLPLYRKTVDEVVGVLYVKDLLALFDEPDGLESPVRRFCRRAIYVPESRPASQLLLDFKNQHTLLAIVVDEYGGTAGLVSMEDILEEIVGDIQDEYDDEEAELSPDGDGFLADGALDLEDVFEAFGLECPGRGENEEFDTVGGLIADKLGRIPAQGEAASVSWGGLTFTVVKAGERRIHRVRCTRAQSAAGGKSPERQGHT, from the coding sequence ATGGATACGACCGGCCTACTGATCGCCCTCGGCGCCGCCCTGGCGGCCCTGGCGATCGGCCTTGTCCTGGGCTGGCTTGCGGCCCGCAGGCTCAAACGGGCGCCCCGCTGGCTGGCAAGGCTCGGCGGCGCCGACCCGGTGACCGAAGAGGACCTGTACGAACTGGTCGACGACGCCGACCAGCAGGACCTGATCGATTCCAGCCAGAAAGAGATGATCAACAACATCATCGAACTGGCCGACGTGACCGCGGGCGACATCATGACCCACCGCATGGACATGGTGGCCGTGGAAGAGGGCTCCACCTGCCGCGAGGTGATCGCGGCGGCCCTTGCAAGCGGCAACAGCCGGCTGCCCCTCTACCGCAAAACGGTGGACGAGGTGGTGGGCGTTTTGTACGTCAAGGACCTGCTGGCCCTTTTCGACGAGCCGGACGGCCTGGAAAGCCCGGTGCGCCGCTTTTGCCGCCGGGCCATCTACGTGCCCGAGAGCCGCCCCGCCAGCCAGCTGCTGCTGGACTTTAAAAACCAGCACACCCTGCTGGCCATCGTGGTCGACGAATACGGCGGCACCGCGGGCCTTGTGAGCATGGAAGACATCCTGGAGGAGATCGTGGGCGACATCCAGGATGAATACGACGACGAGGAGGCCGAGCTCTCGCCGGACGGAGACGGTTTTCTGGCCGACGGCGCGCTGGATCTGGAGGACGTGTTCGAGGCCTTCGGCCTGGAATGCCCCGGGCGCGGCGAAAACGAGGAATTCGACACGGTGGGCGGCCTGATTGCCGACAAGCTGGGCCGCATCCCCGCCCAGGGCGAGGCCGCCAGCGTCAGCTGGGGCGGGCTCACCTTCACGGTGGTAAAAGCCGGCGAGCGGCGCATCCACCGGGTGCGCTGCACCCGGGCGCAAAGCGCGGCGGGCGGCAAATCACCGGAAAGGCAGGGGCACACATGA
- a CDS encoding NUDIX hydrolase: protein MSHFERTLSRETVYGGRVFTVTRDQVELENGQTSVREIVHHHGGACVAALTGQDEVYLVRQFRYAFGEELWELPAGKLEPGEDPFEAAQRELGEECGLIARRYTDLGAFYPTVGYCSEVIYTWLATDLSPCAMHLDEDEFLTPEKVPFETAVDMVFTGEIKDGKTIAALLKIKTLREREKAAQQP, encoded by the coding sequence ATGAGCCATTTTGAGCGCACTCTCTCCCGCGAAACGGTTTACGGGGGCAGGGTGTTCACCGTCACCCGCGACCAGGTGGAGTTGGAAAACGGCCAGACCTCGGTGCGGGAGATCGTGCACCATCACGGCGGGGCCTGCGTGGCGGCCCTCACCGGGCAGGACGAGGTGTATCTTGTGCGGCAGTTCCGCTATGCCTTCGGCGAGGAACTGTGGGAGCTGCCCGCGGGCAAGCTGGAGCCCGGCGAGGACCCCTTCGAGGCCGCCCAGCGGGAGCTGGGCGAGGAGTGCGGCCTCATCGCCCGCCGCTACACCGACCTGGGGGCCTTTTATCCCACGGTGGGCTATTGCAGCGAGGTCATCTACACCTGGCTTGCCACCGACCTTTCCCCCTGCGCCATGCACCTGGACGAAGACGAATTCCTCACCCCCGAAAAGGTCCCCTTTGAAACCGCGGTGGACATGGTATTCACCGGCGAGATCAAGGACGGCAAGACCATCGCCGCTCTGCTCAAGATCAAAACCCTTCGCGAACGGGAAAAGGCGGCGCAGCAGCCCTGA